The following coding sequences are from one Nicotiana tabacum cultivar K326 chromosome 1, ASM71507v2, whole genome shotgun sequence window:
- the LOC107777946 gene encoding protein indeterminate-domain 7, translated as MIKGMVGDDSMSNLTSASNEASISSSNRAEIGSALYPQHLAPTNIQTQPAPANKKKRNLPGNPDPEAEVIALSPKSLLATNRFVCEICNKGFQRDQNLQLHRRGHNLPWKLKQRTNKEVKKKVYVCPEPSCVHHHPSRALGDLTGIKKHFCRKHGEKKWKCEKCSKRYAVQSDWKAHSKICGTREYRCDCGTLFSRRDSFITHRAFCDALAEESVRTTNPLISSSSTSHHLNLHTLQNFQLKQEQQQQLSNFNLLPPHPSNELSSQLFIHNPTSSSSNNIFGAAAAATSAHMSATALLQKAAQIGVTSSNSNSAPSFFSPTTIATTTGMAGGGDLASREYHQFQNISANNSTMAPTTGNFVTGHGLASYGDDNNNNKGAFGHFSVNSGFMEQIHDMQNMMAATTTTTALPCTTNSVGFDEGFGGANNPLIMRGKENNEGLTRDFLGLRAFPHHRDFLNNTTTTGLHHQMGSSSSAAAASFDHQQHNQNQSPWQN; from the exons ATGATTAAGGGTATGGTAGGAGATGATAGTATGTCAAATTTAACATCTGCATCTAATGAAGCAAGCATATCTTCAAGTAATAGAGCTGAAATTGGTAGTGCTCTCTACCCACAGCATCTTGCACCAACAAACATTCAAACACAACCAGCTCCTGCTAATAAGAAGAAGAGAAATCTACCAGGCAATCCAG ATCCAGAAGCAGAAGTGATAGCTTTATCTCCAAAAAGTCTATTGGCAACAAATAGATTTGTATGTGAGATCTGTAACAAAGGATTTCAAAGAGATCAAAATCTTCAACTACACAGAAGAGGACATAATTTGCCATGGAAACTAAAGCAAAGAACAAATAAGGAAGTGAAGAAGAAAGTATATGTGTGTCCAGAGCCTTCATGTGTACACCATCATCCCTCAAGGGCACTAGGGGATTTGACTGGAATTAAGAAACACTTTTGTAGAAAACATGGTGAGAAGAAATGGAAGTGTGAGAAATGCTCAAAGAGATATGCAGTTCAGTCTGATTGGAAAGCTCATTCCAAGATTTGTGGTACTAGAGAGTATAGATGTGATTGTGGAACCCTTTTCTCTAG GAGGGATAGCTTCATCACACATAGAGCTTTTTGTGATGCATTAGCAGAAGAAAGTGTAAGAACAACAAATCctctaatttcttcttcttcaacctcCCATCACCTTAATCTCCATACACTCCAAAACTTCCAACTcaaacaagaacaacaacaacaacttagtAATTTCAACCTTCTTCCTCCACACCCTTCGAACGAGCTTTCGTCTCAGTTATTCATTCACAACCCTACTAGTAGTAGCAGTAACAATATATTTGGAGCAGCGGCAGCAGCAACATCAGCTCACATGAGTGCAACTGCATTACTACAAAAAGCAGCACAAATTGGTGTCACTTCTTCTAATTCTAATTCTGCTCCTAGTTTTTTCAGTCCTACTACCATTGCTACTACAACTGGCATGGCAGGTGGTGGTGATTTAGCCTCACGTGAATATCATCAGTTTCAAAATATTAGTGCTAATAATAGTACTATGGCTCCTACTACTGGTAATTTTGTTACTGGTCATGGCTTGGCATCTTATGGCgacgacaacaacaataacaaaggtGCTTTTGGTCATTTTAGTGTCAACTCTGGGTTTATGGAACAAATCCATGACATGCAAAACATGAtggctgctactactactactactgctttGCCTTGTACTACTAATAGTGTTGGTTTTGATGAGGGATTTGGTGGAGCAAATAATCCTTTGATAATGAGaggtaaagaaaataatgaagGATTGACAAGAGATTTCTTGGGACTTAGAGCATTTCCACATCATAGGGATTTTCTCAATAATACTACTACAACTGGTCTTCATCATCAgatgggttcttcttcttctgctgctgctgcttcattTGACCATCAGCAACATAATCAAAACCAATCACCCTGGCAAAATTAA
- the LOC142162723 gene encoding uncharacterized protein LOC142162723: protein MHRKESAGSVLVPLAFDGTGYRSWRRGVLRALSIKNKVGFITGKCQKPIIGHATFDQWEQCAYMVTSWILNSLSKDLADSLQYVNDAKELWQELEDRYDQTNGAKLYQLQKEINYLSQGTLDVTRYYTKMKKLWEDLNTLNTHAQCSCQCTCGAKANMHKAEQDRRLIQFLMGLNEVDTIIRGSILMMNPLPSIAQDFSILIQEEKQREVKPQNQQQVIESTSLNVNGLGTTAMEEVIWEIDLSHSVISAKGQGTLRKNDINYMDILRIESTTMATGEGN, encoded by the coding sequence ATGCATAGAAAAGAGAGTGCTGGTTCAGTATTGGTACCTTTGGCTTTTGATGGCACAGGATACAGATCTTGGAGGAGAGGTGTACTTAGAGCCCTCTCAATAAAGAATAAGGTTGGTTTCATAACAGGAAAATGTCAGAAGCCAATAATTGGACATGCAACTTTTGATCAGTGGGAGCAATGTGCTTATATGGTAACTTCATGGATCCTAAATTCCCTTTCAAAGGATCTTGCGGATAGTTTGCAATATGTGAATGATGCAAAGGAGCTGTGGCAGGAGTTAGAAGATAGGTATGATCAAACCAACGGAGCAAAACTCTACCAGCTTCAGAAGGAAATAAATTATTTGAGTCAAGGAACCCTTGATGTAACGAGATATTATACAAAGATGAAGAAATTGTGGGAGGACTTGAACACACTGAATACACATGCACAATGTAGTTGTCAGTGCACTTGTGGAGCTAAAGCTAACATGCACAAGGCTGAGCAAGACAGAAGGCTGATACAGTTTTTGATGGGCCTAAATGAGGTGGATACTATCATCAGAGGGAGCATACTGATGATGAACCCCCTTCCAAGCATTGCTCAAGATTTTTCCATTCTCATACAAGAAGAGAAGCAAAGGGAAGTTAAACCACAAAATCAGCAACAAGTAATTGAGTCCACATCATTGAATGTTAATGGTCTAGGAACAACAGCTATGGAAGAGGTTATATGGGAAATAGACCTAAGCCATTCAGTGATTTCTGCAAAAGGCCAGGGCACACTAAGGAAAAATGATATAAACTACATGGATATCCTCAGAATTGAAAGTACAACAATGGCAACAGGGGAAGGAAACTAG